The Apibacter raozihei DNA segment TGCTTTTCTCTCCGGTAAGTATAACCTCAATACCTTCTTCTCTTAGTCTTAAAACCGGATACCAAAGCTCTAAATCTTCAAAATCATTACTGATTAAAGCTATTACTTTTTTTGTTTTCATTATTTACAGGATTTCTTAAAAACAAAAATAAGTATAAATTTAAAATTTAACGAATACCTTTTTTAAAACTATGATATTAGTATATTGTTTCCTTTCTAACAATCTTTTTTTTGTTTTTAGCAAGCATAATGATTGATATCAAGCCCATAAAAATCATAATTACCATTTGCAAACCGTGAGATAGTAATGCATAAGAATAGCCGATATCTTTACCTTCAACAGCAGAATTTCCAAGACTTAAAAATAAAGCAGAAAACCCAATCATCATTGCTCCGTGATAAGCTCCTATTCCACCAGAAGCTGGAACCAACATGCCTAAAGTTCCTACAGCAAGAATATAAAAACCAGTTTGCAATGGTATGGAAGAGGTCTCAGGTAAAGCAAAAATGACCAGATAAGAAGCAAAAAAGTAACATATCCATATTCCAAAGGAAAGTAATATGAACTTAATTCGTTGTTTTAATTTAAAAACAGAAATCAATCCTGTTGCTATACCTTTTAATAATTTAATAATTTTTTTAGATATTGATAATTGTAAAATTTTTCTTCTGAAAATAATAAAGATTAGTCCAATTATTACGACTAAAAATCCCGCAAAGTAATATAATGTATAATCTTTAACAGCTTCAGGGTGTTCTGATTTTCCTAATAGATCAAAAAAGGCCAAAAGTGCATTGTAATTGAAGATAAGAGCAAGTAAAAGAAATATCAGCATAAAGCATAAATCAATGATGCGCTCAGTTACAATGGTTCCGAAGGATTCGGTAAAGGGTACATCTTCAACAGTCTGTAATGCGCTGGCTCGACCGATTTCTCCCATCCTTGGAATTCCAAGATTTAAGAAATAACCAAAGGATAAGGACCATAGTGAATTTGAGTTGCTGATTTTGTATCCCATAGGTTCCAAAAGTAGGTTCCATCGGATAGCTCTGATCCAATAAGCACCAAGACCAAATACAGCAGCAATTCCTATCCAAAAATAATCGGCCTTTTTAACTACAGCAATTGTTTTTTCTACAAAATCTCCACCAAGACTTCTGGAAACTAGGTACATTAATCCTCCTGCGATTAATATAGAAACACCAATAGTTAAAGTGTTTTTTAAATTTTTATTCATAAATAGTAATCATAGTTAGACTTTCAGATAAATTTTAATCTAAAAGATTTGTTTTTTCATTCGGGAAAATTATACTTGGCTGAAAATTTTTAGCTTCTTCAGGATCCATTAAGGCATAAGCAATAATTATAATAATATCTCCTTTTTGAACTTTTCGGGCAGCAGGCCCATTCAAGGTTATTTCACCCGAGTTTTCAGCTCCTTTGATAACGTAAGTTTCAAATCTTTCTCCATTGTTTACGTTAACAATACTCACTTTTTCACCTGCAATCAGTCCTGAAGCATTGATAAGAGTTTCATCAATAGTTATACTTCCTATATAATCCAATTCAGCACCTGTAACCGTAACCCGGTGAATTTTTGATTTTAATACTTCAATCAACATTTTTTATATTTTAAAAATACAGATAACAAATATATTGTTTTTAAATTATTTTAATTGCAGGTTGTCAATTAAACGAACATCTTTGGCGTAAGCAGATACGAAAGCCCTATAGCTTTTTCCTTCTTCAAAATTAACTGCTGGTAACAGGGTATCTTCTTCTGCTATAATGAAATATTCCAGTTCTAATTTAGATTCTGAATATATTTTTTCAACCTTGGAAATTATCTCATTAGGTGAGGAATTTTCTGCCAGTTCTTCAGCTTTTTTCAAGCTCAGGTAAATAATTGCTGCATTATTTCTAAATTCAGGTTCCAGTCTCATGTTTCTCGAGCTCATTGCTAAACCGTCAGTTTCTCGAACGATAGGGATTCCTACAATTTTCACAGGTAATTTTTCTGCATCCACTAAAGTTCGGATAATTTGGAGTTGTTGAAAATCTTTTTCACCAAAATAGGCGTGTGTAGGCTGTATCTGTAAAAACAGTCTTTTTACAACAGTAGCTACTCCTTGGAAATGACCAGGCCTGAAAGTACCTTCCATAACCTTATCTAATCCGTTTAAATAAATATTTTCACTTACAGGTCCCTCCGGATAGATATCGTCTATACTGGGGAAATATACAGCATCACAACCTGTTATTTCCAGTTTTTTTATATCTTCAGTCTCAGTTCTGGGATACTTTTGTAAATCGTCCGGATTATTAAATTGTGTAGGATTAACAAAAATACTGCACAACGTATATTGATTTTCTTCGATTGATTTTTTTATAAGTGTAAGGTGTCCTTGATGTAAAGCTCCCATGGTCGGAACAAAACCCAGGGTTAGTCCTTTAGAGCGTATTGACTGAACAAAATCAACTACTTCTTCTCTCGTTTTTAGTATAAGCATTCCGTTTTATTTAGTGACAAATATCATACTTTAAAGTGCAAACTTACTACATTTGATTAATTTTTTGTAACTTTGCAATTAAATTTTAGTAATCAGTTTATACTTCGAGCAATGAGTTCAAAAAGAATACTTCATGTTACTTCTGAATTAGTCCCCTATTTTAATGAGAATCCTATATCTTCAGGAGTATACAATTTAGCCAAACAAATGTTTGCCCAAGGAAATGACGTCAGGATTTTTATGCCAAGATTTGGATTAATTAATGAGAGAAGGTTTCAGCTTCACGAAGTAATCAGACTATCAGGAATGAATCTGATCATCAATGATTTGGATCAACCTTTAGTTATAAAAGTAGCTTCTCTTCCGGGAGAACGTATGCAGGTTTATTTTATAGAAAATCAGGAATATTTTCAAAGAAAAGCTACATATCAGGACGATTCAAACCAGTGGTTTGGTGATAATGATGAACGAGCAGTTTTTTTTATAAAAGGTGTTTTAGAAACTATTAAAAAATTAAATTGGGTTCCTGATGTAATACATGTTCATGGATGGATGGCCAGTTTTTTGCCTATTTATTTGAGAACCAATTACTCTTCAGATGCTTTTTTTAGCGATATCAAAATTGTTACTTCTGTTTACAATCATGGTAAAGATGCATTGTTCAGTGATAATTTGAAAGATATTCTTGAATTTGATAATATAAATACCGGTAATCTTACATACTTAACAGACAATTCTTACGTTAGTGTTGTAAAACAGGCCATGCAGGATTCCGATACAGTAATCAAAGGTGAAGAAATTCTTTTGGATGAGCTGGAAGATATGTTTACTAATTTAGAAAACCCAAAATTTGATTTTCTTCAAAATGACGATATTACTATCGTTTATCAGGAGGCTAACGAAATTAAGATTCAAGAGTAACTTAGATATATGAAAATATTTAAATATGAGTTAAAGTTATTGGTATTAAGTTTTATATCAATAACTTTTTTATTAAGTTGTGAAAATGATACGACAGATATCGGATCCAATTTAATTCCTGATAAATCTACAGGGAAAGTAGCTTATGTAGATGCAGTTGCTTATAACGTAACAAATAACGATTCTATTCGTGCTGACTACAAAACTTTAACCAATGGTTTGGTAGGTATTTTCGAAGATAATGTTTTTGGTACTTCTACAGCAGCTTTCAATACTCAAGTCAGGCTGGCTTCAACCAATGAAATATCAGGAACTGTACAGGTTGTTGATTCTGTGGTTTTAGCAATTTTTCCAACTTACAACTCTTCATCATCAAAAACAAAAGAAGTTTCTTTAAGTGGTGATAGAATAAAAACTGTAACAACTTATCCACTTTCTTATTTTTTGGGAAAAACAGGAACAAGTATGAATTTGAACGTACATAGAATTGAAACTTTTTTAGAATCATCAGAATCTCAGTTTTATTCTAATAAAGAAGTTTCAGTTGGAGATTTACTAGGTACGTTAACGGTTAATGATTCAGTTTTTAGTACAGGGATAAAGAAAACTGATGGCACGGTTGTACAAGAAACGAATACACCAGGTTATAGAGTTAAGCTTAATACTTCTTATTTTAAACAAAACTTTTTTGATAAAAAAGGATCTTCAGATCTAAGTGATAATTCAAGATTCATTCAATACTTTAAAGGTATAAGAATTTCAGCTTCGGATATTACATCAAAATTCATGTTTAATTTTCCTACAAGTACTATCACTTTGATTGCTTATTACAGATATAAAGATGCCAGTACGGATACTGAATATAAAAGTGCACAATATGCTTTCACCATGGGGTCTTCTTATAATTCATCCTTGGGTGAATATAGATTCGATAGGACAAAAGCAAGTAATCAATTCAATCAGCAAATGTCTGCTCCTGACAAAACTTCTGGAGAAGAACAATTATTTTTACAAGGAATGGGTGGCCCTTCAATTAACATAAAGTTAGACGATACTCAGCTAGCAGCAATAAAAGATTCTGTTGAAAATAAAGGTTGGGCTGTTATTGATGCTAAATTAAAATTTTATATAGCGCAAGAACCTGTATCAAAACCTAACCGTATTTATGGATATAATTTCACTCAGAAAAAACAAATGGTTGATTTAACCAGTTTTGGAAGTTTAACAGGATATGCTTTTAACCCAGTCTATGATTTTACAAATAATCCGGGTTATTATGTTTTAAATGTGACGCAGTCCATTAAAAACATAGTTGAAAAAAATGAAGCTAACGATGAGCTACAGGTTGGTATAGGAAATTTCTTAGTCAATAGTAGTAGCGTAGCTATAGGATATTACAGAACATCGAGACCTTACGAACCATTTAGACTCGTATTTTATGGTAATAAAACTACCGGGGATAAAAAATTGCGATTAGAAGTAACTTATACTAAAAATTAAAATTATATTTAATACTAAATTTAAATTTGTATGTGTGGAATAACAGGGTATATAGGTAGTAAAGAAGCTTATCCCATCATAATAAACGGGTTAAAAAGACTGGAATACAGAGGGTACGATAGTGCGGGTATAGTACTGATTGAAAATGGTAACTTTGAGTTAAGAAAAACTAAAGGTAAGGTTTCTGATTTAGAAGAAAGATGTACAGATTTAAATTCAAAGGCTACTATCGGAATTGGTCATACTCGTTGGGCAACACACGGTGTACCAAGTGATACCAATTCTCATCCTCATTTATCAAACAATGGAAAAATAGCACTTATACATAACGGAATCATTGAAAACTATGATACACTGAAAATAATGCTTACTTCCAAAGGTTTTACATTCAAAAGTGAAACAGATACAGAAGTCTTAGTTAACCTTATTCAGTTTATGCAGGATTCTCAGCAAGTAGATTTATCCACAGCAGTTAGATATGCATTAAATGAAGTTATCGGAGCTTATGCAATTGCAGTAATGGAAGTTGACAAACCGGAAGAAATTGTTGTAGCCAGATTAAGTAGTCCTTTAGCAATAGGAATAGGGGAAAATGAATATTTTATTGCTTCAGATGCATCGCCTTTTATAGAATTTACTAAAGAAGCTATGTACCTTGAAGATGGTGAGATGGCACGCATTACTTTAAAAGGAGTTGATGTATATAAAATTAAAGATAATACCAAAGTAAGTCCTATTATTCAGGAATTAAAACTTAGCTTGGAAGAAATAGAAAAAGGCGGGTATGAGCATTTCATGCTAAAAGAAATACACGAACAGCCTAAATCTATCATGGATACCATGAGAGGAAGATTATTGGTTGAAGAAGGTATTATTCAGATGGCAGGTATATGGGATTATCAGGAAAAATTTTTAAATGCTGAAAGAATCATTATAATATCATGTGGAACGTCGTGGCATGCAGGATTGGTTGGAGAGTATTTAATTGAAGATTTGGCAAGAATACCGGTAGAAGTTGAATATGCATCTGAATTTAGATATAGAAATCCAATTATAACAGATAAGGATATAGTAATAGCTATTTCTCAATCTGGTGAAACTGCAGATTCTTTAGCCGCATTAAAACTTGCCAAGGAAAAAGGAGCGTTTATTTATGGTATTTGTAATGTTGTAGATTCATCCATAGCACGGTTAACCGATGCTGGATCATATACACATGCAGGTCCTGAGATAGGAGTTGCTTCAACAAAGGCTTTCACTGCTCAGCTTGCAGTTCTCGCAATGATTGCAATTAAATTAGCTAAACACAAAGGTACGATTAGCAAAGAAAAATTTAATTCATTAATTACCGAGCTGGAAACTATACCGGAAAAAGTAGAGGAAGTAATTAAAGTAACTGAAGAACAGATTAAAAAGATTGCTGAACAATATGCTGGCGTTAGTAATTGTTTATACTTAGGACGTGGGTATAACTATCCGATAGCTTTGGAAGGTGCTCTTAAATTGAAAGAAATTTCTTATATACATGCAGAAGGTTATCCTGCTGCAGAAATGAAGCATGGGCCTATTGCATTAATTGATGAAAACATGCCTGTAGTTGTTATTGCTCCAAAAACAGAACATTACGAAAAAATTGTAAGTAATATTCAGGAGATTAACTCCAGAAGAGGAAAAGTAATAGCCATTGTTACTGAAGGTGATACCCAAGTTAAAGGAATGGTTACAGAATCTATCGAAGTACCAGATGTTTCCGAATGTTTTACTCCAATTTTAACATCAATTCCCTTACAGTTGTTAGCTTATTATATAGCTGTTTTAAGAGGTGTTAATGTAGATCAGCCACGAAATTTAGCAAAATCTGTTACTGTTGAATAATACTTAACATTACATAAAATAAAAAAAGACCTGAATATTCAGGTCTTTTTTTATTTTGGGTAGTAAATATCATAGAAATTACCACTTAAAAATCGTAAAATACATAAAGAAATAGAGTAATTTTGTAAAAAATAAATAAACAATGAATAAAAAAGTAATCTTGATGATTTTAGATGGGTGGGGTATAGCTACAGATAAAAGTGTCTCAGCTATAGATCAGGCTCATACACCATTTATGGATAGTTGTTTTCAAAAATATTCAAATACTACTTTGGTTACTTACGGTCTGGATGTAGGACTGCCTAAAGGACAGATGGGAAACTCTGAAGTTGGGCATATGAATTTAGGAGCCGGAAGAGTTGTTTACCAAAATTTAACAAAAATAAATTTGGCTGTAGAAAATGGAACACTTGGAAATGAGGAAGAATTAAAAAAAGCTTTTGAATTTGCAAAGTCAAACAATAAACCTGTACATTTCATAGGATTAGTATCTGATGGAGGTGTACATTCTCATATTACTCATTTAAAGGCTTTAGTTGAGTCAGCAAACGCTTCGGATGTGAAAAATGTCTATGTTCATGCTTTTACAGACGGAAGAGACTGTGATCCGCAAAGCGGTAAAAAGTTCATTAGTGAAACTATTGATTTTTGTAAAGAAAACAATGCTAAATTAGCATCAGTGGTTGGTAGATATTATGCGATGGATAGAGATAAACGATGGGAAAGAGTGAAAATTGCCTATGATGTTATGATTAATGCAGAAGGAAATTTAACAGATCAACCATTAGAAGCTATTCAACAATCTTATAATGAAGGAATAACCGATGAATTTTTAATGCCGATTGTTGTCTCTGAAAATGGAAATCCAGTTGCAAAAATTCAGGAAGGAGATGTAGTTATCTGTTTTAATTTTAGAACTGATCGTCCAAGAGAAATTGTTGATGTTTTATCTCAGCATGATCATCCAGAAGTAGGAATAAAAAAACTGGATTTATATTTTGTTACTATGACTGAGTATGATGAAACATTTTCCAATATTCACGTTATATTTAAAGAAGATACAATTAAAAATACTCTAGGAGAAGTTATAGCAAATGCTGCTATGAAACAAATACGTATTGCTGAAACTGAAAAATATCCCCATGTTACTTTCTTTTTCTCGGGTGGGGAAGAAAAAGTTTTTGCCAATGAACAAAGAATTTTAGCTCCTTCGCCTAAAGATGTTCCTACCTATGACCTTAAGCCTCAAATGGCAGCCTATGACATAAGAGATGCAATTATTCCGGAATTAGAAAAACAAGAAGTTAATTTTGTTTGTCTGAATTTTGCTAATACTGATATGGTAGGTCATACAGGAGTTTTTGAAGCAGCTGTAAAAGCAGCGGAAGTTGTGGATGAATGTGCTAGTGATATTTGTCAGACTGCATTGAAAAATGGATATACTACATTGATCATTGCAGATCATGGTAATTCTGATAAAATGAAAAACGAAGATGGATCTCCAAACACTCAACATACAACCAATCTGGTACCTTTGGTTGTTGTAGATGAACAGCAATATAAATTGAAACAGGGAAAATTAGGAGATATAGCTCCTACAATTTTAACTTTAATGGGATTACCTATCCCTGTTGAAATGACAGGTGATATTTTAATACAAGATTAGATAAAACTTTCTGATTATCAGATTATATGCATTTTGATATAATTATTTTTATTTCATTATTCGTAGGTTTAACATTTAAAATTAAAAATATTTGTATGTTTTATCTTTGATTTTTGTTATTTATTTAACATATTTTTAACAATTTTGAAATATTGTCAGA contains these protein-coding regions:
- the gpmI gene encoding 2,3-bisphosphoglycerate-independent phosphoglycerate mutase: MNKKVILMILDGWGIATDKSVSAIDQAHTPFMDSCFQKYSNTTLVTYGLDVGLPKGQMGNSEVGHMNLGAGRVVYQNLTKINLAVENGTLGNEEELKKAFEFAKSNNKPVHFIGLVSDGGVHSHITHLKALVESANASDVKNVYVHAFTDGRDCDPQSGKKFISETIDFCKENNAKLASVVGRYYAMDRDKRWERVKIAYDVMINAEGNLTDQPLEAIQQSYNEGITDEFLMPIVVSENGNPVAKIQEGDVVICFNFRTDRPREIVDVLSQHDHPEVGIKKLDLYFVTMTEYDETFSNIHVIFKEDTIKNTLGEVIANAAMKQIRIAETEKYPHVTFFFSGGEEKVFANEQRILAPSPKDVPTYDLKPQMAAYDIRDAIIPELEKQEVNFVCLNFANTDMVGHTGVFEAAVKAAEVVDECASDICQTALKNGYTTLIIADHGNSDKMKNEDGSPNTQHTTNLVPLVVVDEQQYKLKQGKLGDIAPTILTLMGLPIPVEMTGDILIQD
- the glmS gene encoding glutamine--fructose-6-phosphate transaminase (isomerizing), yielding MCGITGYIGSKEAYPIIINGLKRLEYRGYDSAGIVLIENGNFELRKTKGKVSDLEERCTDLNSKATIGIGHTRWATHGVPSDTNSHPHLSNNGKIALIHNGIIENYDTLKIMLTSKGFTFKSETDTEVLVNLIQFMQDSQQVDLSTAVRYALNEVIGAYAIAVMEVDKPEEIVVARLSSPLAIGIGENEYFIASDASPFIEFTKEAMYLEDGEMARITLKGVDVYKIKDNTKVSPIIQELKLSLEEIEKGGYEHFMLKEIHEQPKSIMDTMRGRLLVEEGIIQMAGIWDYQEKFLNAERIIIISCGTSWHAGLVGEYLIEDLARIPVEVEYASEFRYRNPIITDKDIVIAISQSGETADSLAALKLAKEKGAFIYGICNVVDSSIARLTDAGSYTHAGPEIGVASTKAFTAQLAVLAMIAIKLAKHKGTISKEKFNSLITELETIPEKVEEVIKVTEEQIKKIAEQYAGVSNCLYLGRGYNYPIALEGALKLKEISYIHAEGYPAAEMKHGPIALIDENMPVVVIAPKTEHYEKIVSNIQEINSRRGKVIAIVTEGDTQVKGMVTESIEVPDVSECFTPILTSIPLQLLAYYIAVLRGVNVDQPRNLAKSVTVE
- a CDS encoding DUF4270 domain-containing protein, whose amino-acid sequence is MKIFKYELKLLVLSFISITFLLSCENDTTDIGSNLIPDKSTGKVAYVDAVAYNVTNNDSIRADYKTLTNGLVGIFEDNVFGTSTAAFNTQVRLASTNEISGTVQVVDSVVLAIFPTYNSSSSKTKEVSLSGDRIKTVTTYPLSYFLGKTGTSMNLNVHRIETFLESSESQFYSNKEVSVGDLLGTLTVNDSVFSTGIKKTDGTVVQETNTPGYRVKLNTSYFKQNFFDKKGSSDLSDNSRFIQYFKGIRISASDITSKFMFNFPTSTITLIAYYRYKDASTDTEYKSAQYAFTMGSSYNSSLGEYRFDRTKASNQFNQQMSAPDKTSGEEQLFLQGMGGPSINIKLDDTQLAAIKDSVENKGWAVIDAKLKFYIAQEPVSKPNRIYGYNFTQKKQMVDLTSFGSLTGYAFNPVYDFTNNPGYYVLNVTQSIKNIVEKNEANDELQVGIGNFLVNSSSVAIGYYRTSRPYEPFRLVFYGNKTTGDKKLRLEVTYTKN
- the panC gene encoding pantoate--beta-alanine ligase, producing MLILKTREEVVDFVQSIRSKGLTLGFVPTMGALHQGHLTLIKKSIEENQYTLCSIFVNPTQFNNPDDLQKYPRTETEDIKKLEITGCDAVYFPSIDDIYPEGPVSENIYLNGLDKVMEGTFRPGHFQGVATVVKRLFLQIQPTHAYFGEKDFQQLQIIRTLVDAEKLPVKIVGIPIVRETDGLAMSSRNMRLEPEFRNNAAIIYLSLKKAEELAENSSPNEIISKVEKIYSESKLELEYFIIAEEDTLLPAVNFEEGKSYRAFVSAYAKDVRLIDNLQLK
- a CDS encoding glycogen/starch synthase, giving the protein MSSKRILHVTSELVPYFNENPISSGVYNLAKQMFAQGNDVRIFMPRFGLINERRFQLHEVIRLSGMNLIINDLDQPLVIKVASLPGERMQVYFIENQEYFQRKATYQDDSNQWFGDNDERAVFFIKGVLETIKKLNWVPDVIHVHGWMASFLPIYLRTNYSSDAFFSDIKIVTSVYNHGKDALFSDNLKDILEFDNINTGNLTYLTDNSYVSVVKQAMQDSDTVIKGEEILLDELEDMFTNLENPKFDFLQNDDITIVYQEANEIKIQE
- the panD gene encoding aspartate 1-decarboxylase, with the protein product MLIEVLKSKIHRVTVTGAELDYIGSITIDETLINASGLIAGEKVSIVNVNNGERFETYVIKGAENSGEITLNGPAARKVQKGDIIIIIAYALMDPEEAKNFQPSIIFPNEKTNLLD
- a CDS encoding lysylphosphatidylglycerol synthase transmembrane domain-containing protein, translated to MNKNLKNTLTIGVSILIAGGLMYLVSRSLGGDFVEKTIAVVKKADYFWIGIAAVFGLGAYWIRAIRWNLLLEPMGYKISNSNSLWSLSFGYFLNLGIPRMGEIGRASALQTVEDVPFTESFGTIVTERIIDLCFMLIFLLLALIFNYNALLAFFDLLGKSEHPEAVKDYTLYYFAGFLVVIIGLIFIIFRRKILQLSISKKIIKLLKGIATGLISVFKLKQRIKFILLSFGIWICYFFASYLVIFALPETSSIPLQTGFYILAVGTLGMLVPASGGIGAYHGAMMIGFSALFLSLGNSAVEGKDIGYSYALLSHGLQMVIMIFMGLISIIMLAKNKKKIVRKETIY